A region of Dermochelys coriacea isolate rDerCor1 chromosome 1, rDerCor1.pri.v4, whole genome shotgun sequence DNA encodes the following proteins:
- the LOC119858401 gene encoding lysozyme C isoform X1 produces MKALLILGLLLLPLAAHGKIYERCELARAMKRLGLDGYWGYSLGHWVCTAKYESNFNTGATNYNPGDQSTDYGILQINSHWWCNDGKTPRAKNACGIQCHELLTADITVSVNCAKRVVCDPNGMNAWVAWTKNCKGRDVSPWISGCGL; encoded by the exons ATGAAGGCTTTGCTAATCCTCGGgcttctcctcctgcccctggctGCTCATGGGAAGATCTATGAAAGGTGTGAGCTGGCAAGAGCAATGAAAAGGCTTGGACTGGATGGATACTGGGGCTACAGCTTGGGACATT GGGTGTGCACAGCAAAATACGAGAGCAACTTTAACACAGGTGCCACGAACTATAACCCCGGTGACCAAAGCACTGACTATGGGATTTTACAAATCAACAGCCACTGGTGGTGCAATGATGGCAAGACTCCAAGAGCCAAGAATGCATGTGGAATCCAGTGTCATG AGTTACTGACAGCAGACATTACAGTGAGTGTAAATTGTGCAAAGAGAGTTGTTTGCGATCCTAATGGCATGAATGCATG GGTGGCATGGACAAAGAACTGCAAAGGACGAGATGTCTCCCCGTGGATCAGTGGCTGTGGGCTATAA
- the LOC119858401 gene encoding lysozyme C isoform X2 — protein MKALLILGLLLLPLAAHGKIYERCELARAMKRLGLDGYWGYSLGHWVCTAKYESNFNTGATNYNPGDQSTDYGILQINSHWWCNDGKTPRAKNACGIQCHELLTADITASVNCAKIIVGDPIGMGAWVAWKKYCKGRDVSQWIRGCKL, from the exons ATGAAGGCTTTGCTAATCCTCGGgcttctcctcctgcccctggctGCTCATGGGAAGATCTATGAAAGGTGTGAGCTGGCAAGAGCAATGAAAAGGCTTGGACTGGATGGATACTGGGGCTACAGCTTGGGACATT GGGTGTGCACAGCAAAATACGAGAGCAACTTTAACACAGGTGCCACGAACTATAACCCCGGTGACCAAAGCACTGACTATGGGATTTTACAAATCAACAGCCACTGGTGGTGCAATGATGGCAAGACTCCAAGAGCCAAGAATGCATGTGGAATCCAGTGTCATG aGTTACTGACAGCAGACATTACAGCGAGTGTAAATTGTGCAAAGATTATTGTTGGTGATCCCATTGGCATGGGCGCATG GGTGGCGTGGAAAAAGTACTGCAAAGGACGAGATGTCTCCCAGTGGATCAGGGGCTGCAAGCTGTAA